In a single window of the Papaver somniferum cultivar HN1 chromosome 8, ASM357369v1, whole genome shotgun sequence genome:
- the LOC113305202 gene encoding meiosis-specific protein ASY1-like: protein MADQEDDTHDAEEDEHQLKRVRDWISSSHIDNIELTDVLSSFPDISVALTEEIMDKLVNQNILSRTGKDSYSISKMKAIVVKEEIQVNQVDEKVQRGNDEDYLYLKALYHVLPLDYVTISKLQSKLEGEANQATARELLDKMACDGYVEAKNKPRLGKRVIRSELTDKKLFEVKNVLEIKLSAMEISEPQNISTCGGLHSVGSDLTRTRERSVDTQQNGSSRIQEQLGNNTPIRGNERQGRVVYQGSISEMVWMGEDSVTVVRVIIPSVVVPVRKSAPGKLAR, encoded by the exons ATGGCGGATCAAGAAG ATGATACACATGATGCAGAAGAGGACGAACATCAGTTAAAACGTGTAAGAGACTGGATTAGCTCTAGCCACATTGACAATATTGAACTGACTGATGTTCTCTCTAGCTTCCCGGACATATCAGTG GCTCTGACTGAAG AAATCATGGATAAACTTGTAAACCAAAATATACTGTCAAGAACGGGAAAGGATTCTTACTCCATCAGCAAGATGAAG GCAATTGTCGTGAAGGAAGAGATACAAGTAAACCAAGTTGATGAGAAAGTTCAGCGAGGGAATGATGAAGACTACTTGTACTTGAAG GCTCTTTATCATGTCCTTCCACTGGATTATGTTACAATATCTAAACTTCAAAGTAAGCTGGAAGGAGAGGCAAATCAGGCAACTGCGCGTGAACTGCTCGATAAGATGGCTTGTGATGGATATGTGGAAGCCAAGAACAAACCAAGATTAG GTAAACGTGTCATTCGATCCGAATTAACTGACAAGAAGCTATTTGAGGTCAAGAATGTTTTGGAGATCAAGTTATCG GCGATGGAGATAAGTGAACCTCAAAACATATCAACCTGCGGTGGTCTCCACTCTGTTGGTTCTGATCTTACTAGAACTCGAGAAAGATCAGTTGATACTCAGCAGAATGGGTCGTCTAGAATTCAGGAGCAACTTGGAAACAACACACCCATTCGTGGAAATGAG CGTCAAGGGAGAGTGGTATACCAGGGATCGATAAGCGAAATGGTATGGATGGGAGAGGATTCAGTAACTGTCGTGAGGGTGATAATACCTTCTGTAGTCGTCCCAGTCAGGAAAAGCGCTCCAGGAAAACTAGCACG GTGA
- the LOC113305203 gene encoding chloroplastic import inner membrane translocase subunit HP30-2-like → MMMDGQEGGAVVRIPKNNYKQVINQLQTISRKLTEFDTKIKELRNGYHDWVSKQSFVVELPVVTTFGVIHGAACGAFTGALAEVAKHVYPQHSLAIKAFSHSPMTQAHVFAAMRGARVSINCFMKRIRGKEDVQTRMAAGFGAGVMLKLMTSTGEPEEAVITGVIGALVGGTSFQLGNRISPPSREYTRTRCMLSNLGLQRYEKNFTEGYLTDITVPWLTDRQVLLREFISPVVICVCS, encoded by the exons ATGATGATGGATGGACAAGAAGGTGGAGCAGTGGTGAGGATACCTAAAAATAACTATAAACAAGTGATAAATCAGCTCCAAACAATCTCAAGAAAATTAACGGAGTTTGATACGAAAATCAAAGAGTTAAGAAATGGATATCATGATTGGGTTTCCAAACAATCTTTTGTTGTTGAACTTCCTGTTGTTACTACATTTGGTGTAATCCATGGAGCTGCTTGTGGTGCTTTTACCGGAGCCTTAGCTGAGGTTGCTAAGCATGTCTATCCACAGCATTCACTTGCCATTAAG GCTTTCAGCCATAGTCCTATGACACAAGCTCATGTTTTTGCTGCTATGAGGGGTGCCCGTGTcagtattaattgttttatgaaaaGAATTAGAGGAAAAGAGGATGTCCAGACTCG AATGGCAGCAGGTTTTGGTGCTGGAGTCATGCTTAAATTGATGACATCCACAGGGGAACCTGAGGAGGCAGTCATAACAGGAGTCATTGGTGCGCTTGTTGGAGGTACTTCCTTTCAG CTAGGTAATAGAATCTCTCCGCCGTCAAGGGAGTATACCAGAACAAGATGCATGTTGTCGAATCTTGGCCTTCAGCGTTACGAGAAGAACTTCACAGAAGGCTACTTAACAGACATTACCGTACCTTGGCTTACCGATAGGCAAGTGTTGTTGAGGGAGTTCATATCACCTGTTGTTATCTGTGTATGTTCATAG
- the LOC113304420 gene encoding E3 ubiquitin-protein ligase XBAT33-like, whose amino-acid sequence MGNSFGCSASGERLVSAARDGDLVEARMLLEFNPGLAKYSTFGGLNSPLHFAAARGHNEIIALLLEKGADVNSRNYCGQTALMHACRYGHWEVVQTLLLYSSNVIRADYLSGRTALHFAAVNGHVRCIRLVVADFVPSAPHEVISSQTSGEGGPATNSSNKFDQPALSKFVNKAADGGITALHMAALNGYFDCVQLLLDIHANVSAVTFHYGTSMDLIGAGSTPLHYAACGGNLKCCQILLGRGASRFTLNCNGWLPLDVARIWGRHWLEPLLTPSSDLELPTFPPSVYLSLPLMSALNIARECGLQSSSASADDSDVCAVCLEKACTVAAEGCGHELCVRCALYLCSASNIPSDMVGPPGSIPCPLCRNGIISFVKLSNSPAKEELKQHLSLGLCTPCMLHHDPEPSPTSLRPEIRKNRVASVSSDFSCPVSCSPFPSVPIPMCTCNEDSCPSFEPSGRENEDESPRRSQGTIGGEEDKTEGARFDKTTCSSIFWTRRSCHREHQCNSEINA is encoded by the exons ATGGGGAATTCATTTGGGTGTTCAGCATCTGGAGAGAGATTAGTGAGTGCAGCTAGAGATGGAGATTTGGTCGAAGCTAGAATGTTATTAGAATTCAATCCTGGGTTAGCTAAATATTCTACTTTTGGTGGTTTGAATTCTCCACTTCATTTTGCAGCTGCTAGAGGTCATAATGAA ATTATAGCATTGTTGCTTGAGAAAGGAGCAGATGTGAATTCCAGGAACTACTGTGGACAG ACGGCATTGATGCATGCCTGCAGGTATGGGCATTGGGAAGTTGTGCAGACACTCCTGCTGTACAGTAGCAAT GTTATACGAGCTGACTACCTCAGTGGTCGGACAGCTCTCCATTTCGCAGCTGTAAATGGACATGTTAGATGTATAAGACTAGTTGTAGCGGATTTTGTCCCAAGTGCTCCACATGAAGTCATCAGTTCTCAGACCAGTGGAGAAGGAGGACCTGCGACTAATTCAAGCAACAAATTTGACCAACC TGCACTCTCCAAGTTTGTTAACAAGGCGGCAGATGGTGGTATAACTGCTCTCCATATGGCTGCTCTTAATGGGTATTTTGATTGTGTCCAGCTACTACTGGATATTCATGCAAATGTCTCCGCTGTGACGTTTCACTATGGAACCTCGATGGATCTGATAG GAGCTGGAAGTACTCCTTTGCATTATGCTGCATGTGGAGGCAATCTGAAGTGTTGTCAG ATCCTTCTTGGAAGAGGTGCTAGTAGATTTACATTGAACTGCAACGG GTGGCTACCTCTAGATGTTGCGAGGATATGGGGACGCCATTGGCTTGAGCCCTTGCTGACACCTAGTTCTGACTTAGAACTACCGACATTTCCGCCATCAGTTTACCTCTCGTTGCCTCTCATGAGTGCACTGAATATAGCAAG GGAATGTGGGTTGCAATCTTCTAGTGCCTCAGCTGATGATAGTGATGTATGTGCTGTTTGCCTGGAGAAGGCATGCACTGTAGCCGCTGAAG gttgtGGGCATGAGCTTTGTGTAAGGTGTGCGCTCTATCTTTGCTCAGCAAGCAACATTCCCTCCGACATGGTTGGGCCGCCAGGTTCCATTCCATGCCCTCTTTGTCGGAATGGCATAATCTCTTTTGTTAAGTTGTCTAATTCTCCAGCAAAGGAGGAGCTCAAACAACATCTATCTCTAGGACTCTGCACCCCATGCATGCTTCATCATGACCCAGAACCCTCACCTACCTCACTTAGACCCGAAATTCGCAAGAACCGTGTTGCTTCAGTTTCTTCCGATTTTTCATGTCCTGTGTCTTGCAGTCCATtcccttcagttcctattcccaTGTGTACATGTAACGAAGATTCCTGCCCGTCTTTTGAACCCTCGGGCAGAGAAAACGAAGACGAGTCGCCACGTCGATCACAAGGAACGAttggaggagaagaagataaaacagAAGGAGCAAGGTTTGACAAGACAACATGCTCAAGTATATTTTGGACTAGAAGAAGTTGCCACAGAGAACATCAATGCAATTCCGAAATCAACGCTTAA